One segment of Monomorium pharaonis isolate MP-MQ-018 chromosome 6, ASM1337386v2, whole genome shotgun sequence DNA contains the following:
- the LOC105834005 gene encoding kinesin-like protein costa, which produces MMHYSPWVQHQPILSHHCCAPYIDTMPSYQDHDHERHQLTEEETEQAGEEAHDTMTPATSGERGSSADLFRLEFAASQWSKLVSNAEGLFTKLMTSNVLPHTDQDQIEQWLCMKQEYEECIASDESTSLQGYTENARRSLERIEEVTETDEKTDESANQTKLKLNCASSSESELSEVDDDEDDDEEEDDEEEDDDQSDVSSENPDFLEKLDECMNKFKIETDRIVDSTKDDFREANIEIISPVGRSVNNNYVPVSRPIPIRNPNSRRNSMLPGSDMCNEVLAFNDSLKPCQNQIFENRILEYNNPYALDNRESEVNINDNVVNDNFVAIQNDNSPDLLLDALKNTEISEPIKELKALTLNNEAKQTQVKKIQSNLDGAHKRIEELQTTIKIKQRFIADMIKNSDTRSNAKQKFQRKRSKLEEEYYNTRTQLAQAENASLYKDLDEKTHKKEIELMKNIAIHYEKRMMDIDMIKQIAGDSAKKVLELEASLNTSKKQMDKLKRQLKREEERKKQLEDELAKDQQKIRELEEKYNLTASKLKEMQSESEDEKHNTKSKTDCSDKMKNLLDVSARISHLDHVLKEKSMDLERTADMDEKEALRHEIRNLRRTRDCLVDEKCDLDEKFQKERTLTTVEERKLLECGETIEAIDAMIEHKNEMICGRKDFDENQSQREKGERMLTERLKKLSHGEIITLFMKYFRKVIDLKESSKSLEVQITELEAHIANQDWRLMEAEKRMILLQRQYEDKLHHVFRHFAEETSSSGYERLDKDSELVRFKKENRALKKRLADVEALLKGTTPPRAASPPCRILQQELKQITPSTRSTTKVTRQRNKLIIQKTTDCDKRKK; this is translated from the coding sequence ATGATGCATTACAGTCCATGGGTTCAACATCAGCCGATATTAAGTCATCATTGCTGTGCGCCATACATTGACACAATGCCATCCTACCAAGATCATGATCACGAGCGTCATCAGTTAACCGAGGAGGAGACTGAGCAAGCTGGCGAGGAGGCACATGACACAATGACGCCTGCTACGTCTGGTGAACGTGGTTCTAGCGCAGATCTATTTAGATTGGAGTTTGCGGCGTCTCAGTGGTCCAAGTTAGTTTCCAATGCGGAAGGTTTGTTTACAAAGCTCATGACGAGTAATGTCTTGCCGCACACTGATCAGGATCAGATTGAACAATGGCTGTGCATGAAGCAGGAGTACGAGGAATGTATAGCCAGTGATGAGAGCACTAGTTTGCAAGGATATACAGAAAATGCCAGACGTTCACTAGAACGCATTGAGGAAGTGACCGAGACCGATGAAAAAACGGACGAATCTGCAAATCAAACAAAACTTAAGCTCAATTGCGCCTCCAGTTCGGAGAGCGAATTATCCGAAGTTGATGAtgacgaggacgacgacgaggaggaaGATGACGAGGAGGAAGATGACGATCAAAGCGACGTGAGTTCGGAAAATCCAGATTTTCTAGAGAAGTTGGATGAATGCATGAACAAGTTTAAGATAGAGACGGATAGAATTGTCGATTCTACAAAGGATGATTTCAGAGAGGCGAACATTGAGATTATATCGCCGGTAGGGAGAtccgtaaataataattatgtaccgGTGTCTCGTCCAATACCGATAAGAAATCCAAATTCCAGGCGAAACTCAATGTTACCTGGTTCGGATATGTGCAATGAAGTATTAGCTTTTAACGATAGCCTGAAACCTTGCCAAAATCAAATCTTTGAAAATCGTATCTTGGAATATAACAATCCGTACGCGTTGGATAATCGCGAGTCGGAAGTAAACATCAATGATAATGTCGTTAACGACAATTTCGTCGCGATACAAAATGATAATTCACCCGATCTGTTGCTCGATGCCCTCAAGAACACAGAAATATCCGAACCCATCAAGGAGTTGAAGGCTCTAACACTGAATAACGAGGCGAAACAAACGCAGGTGAAgaaaattcaatcaaatttaGATGGTGCCCACAAACGTATCGAAGAACTGCagacgacaattaaaattaagcaaCGTTTCATAGCGGATATGATAAAGAATTCCGATACACGCTCCAATGCGAAGCAGAAGTTTCAACGTAAGCGCAGTAAACTGGAAGAGGAATATTACAACACGAGAACACAATTGGCACAAGCGGAAAATGCATCTCTATACAAGGATCTTGATGAAAAGACACACAAGAAAGAAATcgaattgatgaaaaatatagcGATACATTATGAGAAACGAATGATGGATATAGATATGATAAAGCAAATAGCGGGTGATTCCGCGAAGAAAGTTTTGGAATTGGAAGCCTCGTTAAATACGTCGAAGAAGCAAATGGACAAATTAAAGCGACAAttaaagagagaagaggaacgTAAGAAGCAATTGGAGGACGAACTGGCCAAAGATCAACAGAAGATTCGCGAACTCGAAGAAAAGTACAATTTAACTGCGTCCAAGTTGAAGGAAATGCAATCGGAGAGCGAAGATGAGAAACACAACACGAAATCTAAAACTGATTGTTCGGACAAGATGAAGAACTTGTTAGATGTTAGCGCAAGGATATCTCATTTGGATCACGTTCTGAAAGAGAAATCTATGGATCTGGAGAGAACCGCGGATATGGACGAGAAGGAAGCGTTACGGCATGAGATTAGAAATTTGAGGCGCACTCGAGACTGTTTGGTGGATGAGAAATGCGATTTAGACGAGAAGTTTCAAAAGGAACGAACTCTGACGACAGTCGAGGAACGTAAACTGCTAGAATGCGGTGAGACTATCGAGGCTATCGACGCGATGATCGAGCACAAGAACGAGATGATTTGCGGACGAAAGGACTTCGATGAGAATCAGTCACAGCGCGAGAAGGGCGAGAGAATGCTGACGGAGCGCTTGAAGAAACTCTCTCATGgcgaaataattacattatttatgaaatacttCCGCAAGGTGATCGACTTGAAGGAGAGCTCGAAGAGTTTGGAAGTTCAGATAACTGAACTCGAGGCCCACATTGCGAATCAGGATTGGCGGCTGATGGAAGCCGAGAAGCGAATGATCTTACTGCAGCGGCAGTATGAGGACAAGCTGCATCACGTGTTCAGGCACTTTGCGGAGGAGACGAGCAGCTCCGGTTACGAACGATTGGATAAGGATTCCGAACTCGTTAGGTTCAAGAAGGAGAACCGAGCGTTGAAGAAACGGCTGGCGGATGTAGAGGCTCTTCTGAAGGGCACGACGCCACCGCGTGCAGCTAGTCCTCCGTGCAGAATTCTGCAGCAGGAATTGAAACAGATCACGCCGAGTACTCGGTCGACGACCAAAGTAACGAGGCAGCGAAATAAACTGATAATTCAAAAGACGACTGATTGCgacaaaaggaaaaaatga
- the LOC105834003 gene encoding WD repeat-containing protein 35 isoform X1 — protein sequence MFVYLSKKISIPNNFRLNCIAWNQKDGYIAVGGEDGLLKVLRVDSDGSNSGGKSRGLAAASNLSMNQPLEGHNGHVQVVTWNEEHQKLTSSDQNGVIIVWMLYKGSWYEEMINNRNKSVVRGMAWSCDGQKICIVYEDGAVIVGSVDGNRIWGKELKNVSLSAVQWSPDGKLLLFGLKNGELHLYNNQGVFLTKLNIPSNTSLYQTIVALQWYDGRNGYVAMDCPTLAICYRNGRVVLMRDTSDDNPIMLETGVTISWCNWNSCGSLLGITGMMPMLNNGETKDTNVIQFYTPFGEHMRTLKVPGREVTCCTWEKGSLRVALSVDSHIYFANIRLDYKWTYFSNTVVFTNEKIGKDGTCVTFWNTSSNTCCTKYVRSLISMASYGEHCVLSVKNDPTQAIEQFALLVCNTIATPIDSKFLDLEPLYLTMTANMVVAASKNNFLVWNFRAPRTSMLHPSRMRKYKIYHVDETPTGVTEVIQDLDKDGAFETPINTKATMDPISCVYATEKVLLVGRDSGMIQRYSLPQITLVNRYNTACKLHRIAINCDSTRVSILDANGILTMLDLDPQKAPDSRDGDTGEDISKFERKDVWAMCWARDNPLLLAIMEKTRMYVLRGLDPEEPIACSGYICSFQDLEIRCVLLDDLMLKADDVRKDLIVDLEVKSLRDTRELLAKVGLREANNFIQDNPHPRLWRLLAESALTKLDLETAENAMVRCTDYLGIQFIKRLQNVHNDQLKKAEVAAFLGNYDEAEKLYLDMDRRDLAVALRQKLGDYFRVVQLMKMGIGGSDKQMEHAYNKIGDYFAERQNWENAKEYYEKGRNLERLIQCYYKLEDFIQLAATVDLLPDKSPILKTVARMLASVGMCSQAVTAYIKYGDVKLAVDTCVRLNHWDQAVELAKTYKMAQIGELLNKYANHLLSNGKRLQAIELYKKANYNLEAAKLLLHLAEEQAKSKSHPLRVKKIYVLAALLIEDHINSVPAIKGGRSNVVMGLSESNEDTKIIENAWRGAEAYHFLLLAHRQLYDGNFDAAMKTTLRLRDYEDILEVEDIYCLLALASAVNHAFATCSKAFIKLEGLETISETKKEEYEELAVDIFTKHTPKDSRNNKAECVNCETLVPDWCIACPNCSTRFPACIVSGKPLMNLSIAWICTVCRHHVATERDVVNINACPLCHSTITYM from the coding sequence ATGTTTGTTTATCTGAGCAAGAAGATCTCCATACCGAACAACTTTCGATTAAACTGCATAGCATGGAATCAGAAAGATGGATACATTGCAGTGGGAGGAGAGGACGGTCTTTTGAAAGTGCTGCGAGTAGATTCTGATGGCTCAAACAGCGGTGGAAAATCCCGAGGCTTGGCCGCGGCGAGCAATCTGAGCATGAACCAACCCTTGGAGGGTCACAACGGGCACGTTCAGGTGGTGACGTGGAATGAAGAGCACCAGAAGCTTACTTCGAGCGATCAGAATGGCGTCATTATCGTCTGGATGTTATATAAGGGTTCATGGTATGAAGAGATGATAAACAATCGCAACAAGTCTGTAGTGAGAGGCATGGCGTGGAGCTGCGACGGTCAAAAGATATGCATAGTCTACGAAGACGGAGCAGTGATCGTCGGTTCTGTCGACGGCAACAGAATCTGGGGCAAGGAATTGAAAAATGTGTCCCTGTCAGCTGTGCAGTGGTCCCCGGATGGTAAGCTACTACTgtttggtttaaaaaatggagAGCTTCATCTCTACAACAATCAAGGCGTGTTTCtgacaaaattaaacattccCTCAAACACTTCTTTATATCAGACCATAGTGGCACTGCAGTGGTACGACGGAAGAAACGGTTACGTCGCTATGGACTGTCCTACTCTGGCCATTTGTTATCGCAATGGTAGGGTAGTATTGATGCGGGATACGAGTGATGACAATCCGATCATGTTGGAGACAGGAGTGACTATCTCGTGGTGCAACTGGAACAGCTGTGGCTCTCTCTTGGGAATAACGGGCATGATGCCTATGCTCAATAACGGGGAAACAAAAGATACGAAcgttatacaattttacacGCCGTTCGGCGAGCACATGAGGACTCTGAAGGTACCAGGACGAGAAGTGACATGTTGCACCTGGGAAAAAGGTTCCCTACGCGTCGCTCTGTCCGTCGACTCTCATATATACTTTGCAAATATCCGTCTAGATTACAAATGGACGTACTTCAGCAACACAGTAGTTTTCACGAACGAGAAGATCGGCAAGGACGGCACTTGCGTGACGTTCTGGAATACAAGCAGCAACACGTGTTGCACTAAGTATGTGAGATCCCTGATATCGATGGCCTCGTACGGGGAGCATTGCGTGCTCTCTGTGAAAAATGACCCGACTCAAGCCATCGAGCAATTTGCCCTCCTTGTCTGCAACACTATCGCTACACCGATAGACTCCAAGTTTCTGGATCTGGAGCCGTTGTATCTCACCATGACCGCCAATATGGTCGTGGCCGCGTCCAAGAATAATTTCCTGGTGTGGAATTTTCGCGCTCCTCGCACTTCGATGCTACATCCGAGCAGGATGCGCAAGTACAAGATCTATCACGTGGACGAGACGCCAACCGGCGTAACCGAAGTCATTCAGGATTTGGATAAAGACGGCGCGTTCGAGACGCCCATTAACACGAAGGCGACCATGGATCCGATTTCCTGCGTTTACGCCACCGAAAAGGTTCTCTTGGTCGGACGGGATTCGGGGATGATTCAGCGGTACTCCCTGCCACAGATAACGCTCGTGAACCGATATAATACCGCGTGCAAACTCCATAGAATCGCCATTAATTGCGATTCCACGCGCGTTTCCATTCTGGATGCCAACGGTATACTCACTATGTTGGATCTGGATCCTCAGAAGGCGCCAGATTCGCGAGACGGAGACACGGGCGAGGATATATCCAAGTTTGAGAGAAAGGACGTGTGGGCCATGTGCTGGGCGCGAGATAATCCCTTGCTCCTGGCGATTATGGAGAAAACCAGGATGTACGTTTTGAGAGGACTGGATCCCGAGGAGCCTATAGCTTGCTCCGGATATATTTGTTCGTTTCAAGATTTGGAGATACGTTGCGTTTTATTGGATGATCTCATGCTGAAGGCCGATGATGTGCGAAAGGATTTGATCGTGGACTTGGAAGTAAAATCTCTGAGAGATACGAGGGAGCTGCTAGCCAAAGTCGGTCTCAGGGAGGCCAACAATTTTATCCAGGACAATCCACATCCGCGTCTCTGGCGTTTACTGGCCGAGTCAGCGTTGACGAAACTGGACTTGGAAACAGCGGAAAACGCCATGGTGCGCTGCACGGATTATTTGGGTATACAATTTATCAAGCGTCTGCAGAATGTGCACAACGATCAGCTGAAGAAGGCCGAGGTCGCGGCGTTTCTCGGCAACTATGACGAAGCCGAAAAGCTGTACTTGGACATGGACAGAAGAGATCTGGCAGTCGCGCTGCGTCAGAAGTTGGGCGATTATTTTCGAGTTGTGCAGCTGATGAAGATGGGCATCGGTGGCTCGGACAAACAGATGGAGCACGCATACAACAAGATCGGTGATTACTTCGCCGAGAGACAAAATTGGGAGAACGCGAAAGAGTATTACGAGAAGGGCAGAAACTTGGAAAGACTCATTCAGTGCTATTACAAACTAGAAGATTTCATTCAGCTCGCAGCAACCGTGGATCTGCTACCGGACAAGAGTCCCATCTTGAAGACGGTAGCGAGGATGCTGGCATCGGTAGGAATGTGCTCGCAGGCGGTAACGGCTTACATTAAATACGGTGATGTAAAGCTGGCCGTGGATACGTGTGTGCGTCTGAATCACTGGGATCAAGCCGTCGAGCTAGCGAAGACTTACAAGATGGCACAGATCGGCGAATTGCTGAACAAATACGCCAATCATCTGTTGTCAAACGGCAAACGTCTACAGGCGATCGAGTTGTACAAGAAAGCTAACTATAACTTGGAAGCGGCTAAATTATTACTTCATCTTGCCGAGGAGCAAGCCAAGTCCAAGTCGCACCCTCTACGCGTGAAAAAGATATACGTTCTGGCAGCGTTGCTGATCGAGGACCATATCAACAGCGTTCCGGCGATAAAAGGCGGCCGCAGCAACGTCGTCATGGGTCTCAGTGAAAGCAACGAGGACACCAAGATCATAGAGAATGCCTGGCGAGGGGCCGAGGCGTATCACTTCCTCCTGCTCGCGCATAGACAGTTATACGACGGTAATTTTGATGCTGCAATGAAGACCACCTTGCGATTGAGAGATTACGAGGATATACTGGAAGTAGAAGATATATACTGCCTATTGGCGCTGGCGAGCGCCGTTAACCACGCGTTCGCCACTTGTTCAAAGGCCTTCATAAAATTGGAAGGACTCGAGACGATCTCAGAGACAAAGAAGGAGGAGTACGAGGAATTGGCGGTGGACATCTTCACGAAGCACACCCCGAAGGACTCCCGCAATAATAAGGCAGAGTGCGTAAACTGCGAGACCCTGGTGCCTGACTGGTGCATCGCGTGCCCGAATTGCTCGACCAGATTTCCAGCTTGCATCGTTTCAGGCAAACCGCTGATGAATCTCAGCATCGCGTGGATCTGCACGGTTTGCCGGCATCACGTCGCAACGGAACGCGACGTTGTTAATATAAATGCCTGTCCCTTGTGTCACAGCACTATCACGTATATGTAG
- the LOC105834003 gene encoding WD repeat-containing protein 35 isoform X2, producing MCPCQLCSGPRMTIVALQWYDGRNGYVAMDCPTLAICYRNGRVVLMRDTSDDNPIMLETGVTISWCNWNSCGSLLGITGMMPMLNNGETKDTNVIQFYTPFGEHMRTLKVPGREVTCCTWEKGSLRVALSVDSHIYFANIRLDYKWTYFSNTVVFTNEKIGKDGTCVTFWNTSSNTCCTKYVRSLISMASYGEHCVLSVKNDPTQAIEQFALLVCNTIATPIDSKFLDLEPLYLTMTANMVVAASKNNFLVWNFRAPRTSMLHPSRMRKYKIYHVDETPTGVTEVIQDLDKDGAFETPINTKATMDPISCVYATEKVLLVGRDSGMIQRYSLPQITLVNRYNTACKLHRIAINCDSTRVSILDANGILTMLDLDPQKAPDSRDGDTGEDISKFERKDVWAMCWARDNPLLLAIMEKTRMYVLRGLDPEEPIACSGYICSFQDLEIRCVLLDDLMLKADDVRKDLIVDLEVKSLRDTRELLAKVGLREANNFIQDNPHPRLWRLLAESALTKLDLETAENAMVRCTDYLGIQFIKRLQNVHNDQLKKAEVAAFLGNYDEAEKLYLDMDRRDLAVALRQKLGDYFRVVQLMKMGIGGSDKQMEHAYNKIGDYFAERQNWENAKEYYEKGRNLERLIQCYYKLEDFIQLAATVDLLPDKSPILKTVARMLASVGMCSQAVTAYIKYGDVKLAVDTCVRLNHWDQAVELAKTYKMAQIGELLNKYANHLLSNGKRLQAIELYKKANYNLEAAKLLLHLAEEQAKSKSHPLRVKKIYVLAALLIEDHINSVPAIKGGRSNVVMGLSESNEDTKIIENAWRGAEAYHFLLLAHRQLYDGNFDAAMKTTLRLRDYEDILEVEDIYCLLALASAVNHAFATCSKAFIKLEGLETISETKKEEYEELAVDIFTKHTPKDSRNNKAECVNCETLVPDWCIACPNCSTRFPACIVSGKPLMNLSIAWICTVCRHHVATERDVVNINACPLCHSTITYM from the exons ATGTGTCCCTGTCAGCTGTGCAGTGGTCCCCGGATG ACCATAGTGGCACTGCAGTGGTACGACGGAAGAAACGGTTACGTCGCTATGGACTGTCCTACTCTGGCCATTTGTTATCGCAATGGTAGGGTAGTATTGATGCGGGATACGAGTGATGACAATCCGATCATGTTGGAGACAGGAGTGACTATCTCGTGGTGCAACTGGAACAGCTGTGGCTCTCTCTTGGGAATAACGGGCATGATGCCTATGCTCAATAACGGGGAAACAAAAGATACGAAcgttatacaattttacacGCCGTTCGGCGAGCACATGAGGACTCTGAAGGTACCAGGACGAGAAGTGACATGTTGCACCTGGGAAAAAGGTTCCCTACGCGTCGCTCTGTCCGTCGACTCTCATATATACTTTGCAAATATCCGTCTAGATTACAAATGGACGTACTTCAGCAACACAGTAGTTTTCACGAACGAGAAGATCGGCAAGGACGGCACTTGCGTGACGTTCTGGAATACAAGCAGCAACACGTGTTGCACTAAGTATGTGAGATCCCTGATATCGATGGCCTCGTACGGGGAGCATTGCGTGCTCTCTGTGAAAAATGACCCGACTCAAGCCATCGAGCAATTTGCCCTCCTTGTCTGCAACACTATCGCTACACCGATAGACTCCAAGTTTCTGGATCTGGAGCCGTTGTATCTCACCATGACCGCCAATATGGTCGTGGCCGCGTCCAAGAATAATTTCCTGGTGTGGAATTTTCGCGCTCCTCGCACTTCGATGCTACATCCGAGCAGGATGCGCAAGTACAAGATCTATCACGTGGACGAGACGCCAACCGGCGTAACCGAAGTCATTCAGGATTTGGATAAAGACGGCGCGTTCGAGACGCCCATTAACACGAAGGCGACCATGGATCCGATTTCCTGCGTTTACGCCACCGAAAAGGTTCTCTTGGTCGGACGGGATTCGGGGATGATTCAGCGGTACTCCCTGCCACAGATAACGCTCGTGAACCGATATAATACCGCGTGCAAACTCCATAGAATCGCCATTAATTGCGATTCCACGCGCGTTTCCATTCTGGATGCCAACGGTATACTCACTATGTTGGATCTGGATCCTCAGAAGGCGCCAGATTCGCGAGACGGAGACACGGGCGAGGATATATCCAAGTTTGAGAGAAAGGACGTGTGGGCCATGTGCTGGGCGCGAGATAATCCCTTGCTCCTGGCGATTATGGAGAAAACCAGGATGTACGTTTTGAGAGGACTGGATCCCGAGGAGCCTATAGCTTGCTCCGGATATATTTGTTCGTTTCAAGATTTGGAGATACGTTGCGTTTTATTGGATGATCTCATGCTGAAGGCCGATGATGTGCGAAAGGATTTGATCGTGGACTTGGAAGTAAAATCTCTGAGAGATACGAGGGAGCTGCTAGCCAAAGTCGGTCTCAGGGAGGCCAACAATTTTATCCAGGACAATCCACATCCGCGTCTCTGGCGTTTACTGGCCGAGTCAGCGTTGACGAAACTGGACTTGGAAACAGCGGAAAACGCCATGGTGCGCTGCACGGATTATTTGGGTATACAATTTATCAAGCGTCTGCAGAATGTGCACAACGATCAGCTGAAGAAGGCCGAGGTCGCGGCGTTTCTCGGCAACTATGACGAAGCCGAAAAGCTGTACTTGGACATGGACAGAAGAGATCTGGCAGTCGCGCTGCGTCAGAAGTTGGGCGATTATTTTCGAGTTGTGCAGCTGATGAAGATGGGCATCGGTGGCTCGGACAAACAGATGGAGCACGCATACAACAAGATCGGTGATTACTTCGCCGAGAGACAAAATTGGGAGAACGCGAAAGAGTATTACGAGAAGGGCAGAAACTTGGAAAGACTCATTCAGTGCTATTACAAACTAGAAGATTTCATTCAGCTCGCAGCAACCGTGGATCTGCTACCGGACAAGAGTCCCATCTTGAAGACGGTAGCGAGGATGCTGGCATCGGTAGGAATGTGCTCGCAGGCGGTAACGGCTTACATTAAATACGGTGATGTAAAGCTGGCCGTGGATACGTGTGTGCGTCTGAATCACTGGGATCAAGCCGTCGAGCTAGCGAAGACTTACAAGATGGCACAGATCGGCGAATTGCTGAACAAATACGCCAATCATCTGTTGTCAAACGGCAAACGTCTACAGGCGATCGAGTTGTACAAGAAAGCTAACTATAACTTGGAAGCGGCTAAATTATTACTTCATCTTGCCGAGGAGCAAGCCAAGTCCAAGTCGCACCCTCTACGCGTGAAAAAGATATACGTTCTGGCAGCGTTGCTGATCGAGGACCATATCAACAGCGTTCCGGCGATAAAAGGCGGCCGCAGCAACGTCGTCATGGGTCTCAGTGAAAGCAACGAGGACACCAAGATCATAGAGAATGCCTGGCGAGGGGCCGAGGCGTATCACTTCCTCCTGCTCGCGCATAGACAGTTATACGACGGTAATTTTGATGCTGCAATGAAGACCACCTTGCGATTGAGAGATTACGAGGATATACTGGAAGTAGAAGATATATACTGCCTATTGGCGCTGGCGAGCGCCGTTAACCACGCGTTCGCCACTTGTTCAAAGGCCTTCATAAAATTGGAAGGACTCGAGACGATCTCAGAGACAAAGAAGGAGGAGTACGAGGAATTGGCGGTGGACATCTTCACGAAGCACACCCCGAAGGACTCCCGCAATAATAAGGCAGAGTGCGTAAACTGCGAGACCCTGGTGCCTGACTGGTGCATCGCGTGCCCGAATTGCTCGACCAGATTTCCAGCTTGCATCGTTTCAGGCAAACCGCTGATGAATCTCAGCATCGCGTGGATCTGCACGGTTTGCCGGCATCACGTCGCAACGGAACGCGACGTTGTTAATATAAATGCCTGTCCCTTGTGTCACAGCACTATCACGTATATGTAG